From Rhizobium favelukesii, the proteins below share one genomic window:
- a CDS encoding ABC transporter ATP-binding protein, with protein MNTTKSSERLLDVRGLTVEIDGRNGPAVVVDGIDLHVNKGETLGVVGESGCGKSLTMLSLMRLLPNKIKVSKGSASFDGNDLQKMSNRELRKVRGGDIGFVFQDPMTSLNPVMRVGDQICEPLIYHRRMSKAQARARAVELLRLVGIPGPQERLQAYPHELSGGMRQRVMIAIGLACNPKLLIADEPTTALDVTIQAQIVDLVKDLRAKLGMSVVWITHDLALIAGLVDRVAVLYAGTVVEDAPVDELYARPSHPYTRGLLASIPKLSDAPASRLSSIGGTPPEPGRRPKGCPFAPRCPLAEAICHERVPKLEPLAGAGNHRAACFVVQKMQEAA; from the coding sequence ATGAACACGACCAAATCCAGTGAACGACTGCTCGATGTCCGCGGCCTCACCGTCGAAATCGACGGACGCAACGGCCCTGCCGTTGTCGTCGACGGGATCGACCTTCATGTCAATAAGGGCGAGACGCTCGGCGTCGTCGGCGAGTCCGGCTGTGGCAAGAGTCTGACGATGCTGAGCCTGATGCGGCTCCTGCCCAACAAGATCAAGGTCAGCAAAGGCTCGGCCAGCTTCGACGGCAATGACTTGCAGAAGATGTCGAACAGGGAACTACGCAAGGTGCGCGGCGGTGATATCGGGTTCGTCTTCCAGGATCCGATGACCTCGCTAAACCCGGTCATGCGGGTCGGCGACCAGATCTGCGAGCCACTGATCTATCATCGCAGGATGAGCAAGGCGCAGGCCCGCGCACGTGCCGTCGAACTGCTGCGTCTCGTCGGCATTCCCGGTCCGCAAGAGCGGCTGCAGGCCTATCCGCACGAACTGTCTGGCGGTATGCGCCAGCGCGTCATGATCGCCATTGGCCTTGCCTGCAATCCGAAGCTCCTGATCGCCGACGAACCGACGACGGCGCTCGACGTCACCATCCAGGCCCAGATCGTCGATCTCGTGAAGGATCTGCGCGCCAAGCTCGGCATGTCGGTGGTGTGGATCACTCATGACCTGGCGCTGATCGCCGGTCTCGTCGATCGCGTCGCCGTGCTTTACGCTGGCACCGTTGTCGAGGATGCGCCGGTCGATGAACTCTACGCTCGCCCGAGCCATCCCTACACGCGCGGTCTCTTGGCCTCGATCCCGAAGCTGTCGGATGCACCGGCAAGCCGGCTGAGCTCGATCGGCGGGACACCGCCCGAACCGGGTCGCCGGCCGAAGGGCTGCCCCTTTGCGCCGCGTTGTCCGCTGGCGGAAGCAATTTGCCACGAGCGCGTACCGAAGCTCGAGCCGCTGGCCGGCGCCGGAAATCACCGGGCCGCCTGTTTTGTCGTCCAGAAAATGCAGGAGGCTGCGTGA
- a CDS encoding ABC transporter ATP-binding protein gives MGAQPLLRVENLVKHFHVKLGAFGERSATVYALDNVNLDIMEGETLSLVGESGCGKSTTGFTILNLYKATSGKVVYKGQDLATLDEKQMRPFRRDLQIVFQDPYSTLNPRMTIGEAIGEPILFHKLCTKAELKDRVATLLTDVGLSTRFAQRYPHELSGGQRQRVVIARALACQPKFIVCDEAISALDVSIQAQIINLLLDLQEKYGLTYLFIAHDLAVVRHISTRVGVMYLGRLAELATREELFDNPLHPYTKALLSAVPDTDPALERSRKRQILQGDVPSPLNPPTGCRFHTRCPIAMEVCSRAVPEWKAAKPGHLVACHAVNTGQTT, from the coding sequence ATGGGTGCCCAACCGCTGCTCAGGGTCGAGAACCTCGTCAAGCATTTCCACGTCAAGCTCGGCGCCTTCGGCGAACGCTCGGCGACGGTCTATGCGCTCGACAACGTCAATCTCGATATCATGGAAGGCGAGACGCTGAGCCTCGTCGGGGAATCCGGCTGCGGCAAGTCGACGACCGGCTTCACCATCCTCAACCTCTACAAGGCAACCAGCGGCAAGGTCGTCTACAAGGGCCAGGATCTGGCAACGCTGGACGAGAAGCAGATGCGGCCCTTCCGCCGCGACCTGCAGATCGTCTTCCAGGATCCCTATTCGACACTCAACCCGCGCATGACGATCGGTGAGGCGATTGGAGAGCCGATCCTGTTCCACAAGCTCTGCACCAAGGCGGAACTGAAGGACAGGGTCGCGACACTGCTGACCGACGTCGGCCTGTCGACCCGCTTTGCCCAGCGCTATCCGCACGAGCTTTCCGGCGGCCAACGGCAGCGTGTCGTCATCGCCCGCGCGCTCGCCTGCCAGCCCAAGTTCATCGTCTGCGACGAAGCGATCTCCGCACTCGACGTCTCCATTCAGGCGCAGATCATCAACCTTTTGCTCGACCTGCAGGAAAAATATGGCCTGACCTACCTGTTCATCGCCCACGATCTGGCCGTCGTTCGCCATATCAGCACCCGTGTCGGCGTGATGTATCTCGGCCGTCTGGCGGAGCTTGCGACCCGCGAGGAGCTGTTCGACAACCCGCTGCATCCCTACACCAAGGCGCTGCTGTCGGCCGTTCCGGACACCGATCCGGCGCTGGAGCGCAGCCGCAAGCGCCAGATCCTGCAGGGTGACGTGCCAAGTCCGCTCAATCCACCGACCGGCTGCCGCTTCCATACGCGATGCCCAATCGCCATGGAGGTTTGCAGCAGGGCGGTTCCGGAATGGAAGGCAGCCAAGCCCGGCCATCTCGTCGCCTGCCACGCGGTCAACACAGGACAAACCACATGA
- a CDS encoding four-carbon acid sugar kinase family protein produces the protein MTLKVAIIADDLTGALDTGTPFVDAGLSVAVAIEVEAISDALVTGCEVVVVNTASRALPEEEAAGRVSAAAKALLAASPQIVLKKIDSRLKGNVAAESAAIAAIFGHEAIVVAPAIPDQERLTRNGHVVGRGVNEPVPIADLFKTTDSQVLVCDAESDSDLDRLIGKHDWKITLVVGARGVGAALARKIGRANKAGRPFAALNRTVFAVGSRDPITAAQMTKLEASGVLTSAIDAPAGVLPDEQSLGLPVLLRCTGKVTGETAAVADRFAKGVKSIIDATRPEMLMVGGGDTALAVFRELGIRILRPQGEIEAGIPWFDVATADGLRFRCAVKSGGFGNSDSLIRLIAQNQAA, from the coding sequence ATGACGTTGAAGGTCGCGATCATCGCTGACGATCTGACCGGCGCACTCGACACGGGAACCCCCTTTGTCGATGCCGGGCTTTCCGTCGCTGTCGCGATCGAGGTCGAAGCCATATCGGATGCGCTTGTGACCGGTTGCGAGGTCGTCGTGGTCAACACGGCCTCAAGAGCTCTCCCGGAGGAGGAAGCGGCAGGAAGGGTCAGCGCTGCGGCGAAGGCCCTTCTTGCCGCCTCGCCTCAGATCGTTCTGAAAAAGATAGACTCCCGTCTCAAGGGGAATGTTGCAGCAGAAAGCGCAGCTATTGCCGCCATCTTCGGCCACGAGGCAATCGTCGTGGCACCAGCCATCCCCGATCAAGAGCGCTTGACCCGCAACGGCCATGTCGTCGGCCGTGGCGTCAACGAGCCCGTACCGATTGCCGATCTCTTCAAGACAACCGACAGCCAGGTCCTCGTTTGCGACGCCGAGAGTGATAGCGATCTCGACCGGCTGATCGGCAAGCACGACTGGAAGATCACACTTGTCGTTGGCGCGCGCGGCGTCGGAGCTGCGCTTGCTCGCAAGATCGGCAGGGCCAACAAAGCAGGCCGACCCTTTGCGGCATTAAATCGGACAGTTTTCGCCGTCGGCTCCCGCGACCCGATCACGGCCGCACAAATGACCAAGCTGGAGGCTTCCGGTGTCCTGACCTCGGCCATTGATGCTCCCGCGGGAGTGCTACCGGACGAACAATCGTTAGGCCTGCCGGTGCTTCTGCGCTGTACAGGCAAAGTCACGGGCGAGACCGCGGCAGTTGCCGACCGGTTCGCGAAAGGCGTAAAGTCGATCATAGATGCGACGCGCCCGGAGATGCTGATGGTTGGCGGTGGCGATACGGCGCTGGCAGTTTTTCGCGAGCTCGGAATTCGGATCCTGAGGCCGCAGGGCGAAATCGAGGCGGGCATTCCGTGGTTTGACGTCGCAACCGCCGATGGCCTGCGTTTCCGCTGCGCAGTGAAGTCCGGGGGCTTCGGTAATTCTGATAGTTTGATAAGACTGATTGCACAGAATCAGGCGGCATAG
- a CDS encoding FadR/GntR family transcriptional regulator gives MDEANGVSANAQAAPATKPERGKAVKLVDRVFDQLQERIRSGNYPPDSRLPGEHELASMLGVSRPIVRDALARLRDQGIVYARQGAGTFVSAHGSPTTQLSYSPVKTIADIQRCYEFRLTIEPAAAYFAAKRRDEAAIQKIAAALADLREATSHQLHRTDADFTFHRAVTEAANNHYYTASIDALKAHIAVGMHLHGLSLLGPRQGLEQVYEEHNKIYLAIVEGRAEDARALMKAHLEGSQSRLFEGRALDLSM, from the coding sequence GTGGACGAAGCAAACGGTGTATCGGCGAATGCGCAAGCGGCGCCTGCGACAAAGCCGGAGCGCGGTAAGGCCGTCAAGCTGGTCGATCGGGTGTTCGATCAGTTGCAAGAGCGCATTCGCTCGGGAAACTATCCGCCGGATTCACGACTTCCCGGTGAGCACGAGCTTGCATCGATGCTTGGCGTCTCGCGCCCCATCGTGCGCGACGCGTTGGCACGCTTGCGCGATCAGGGCATCGTCTACGCCAGGCAAGGTGCCGGCACCTTCGTCAGCGCTCATGGCTCGCCGACGACGCAGCTTTCCTATTCGCCGGTCAAGACGATCGCCGATATTCAGCGCTGCTACGAGTTTCGCCTGACGATCGAGCCTGCTGCCGCCTATTTTGCTGCCAAGCGCCGCGACGAGGCGGCGATTCAGAAGATTGCAGCTGCTCTCGCCGATCTCCGTGAGGCGACCAGCCACCAGCTTCATCGCACTGACGCCGACTTCACGTTCCATCGCGCGGTCACGGAAGCCGCCAACAACCACTACTACACGGCCTCGATCGATGCCCTGAAAGCGCATATCGCGGTCGGCATGCATCTTCACGGTCTGTCTCTGCTTGGCCCGCGCCAAGGTCTTGAGCAGGTCTACGAAGAACACAACAAGATCTACCTCGCCATCGTCGAAGGTCGCGCGGAAGACGCGCGGGCGCTGATGAAGGCGCATCTCGAGGGCTC